GTCGAGGCCGACCGCGCCAAGCCGCGCGCGACCGCGCGGTGGGTGACGATCATCAGTGCCACCGTGCTGCTGGTCCTGGCGCTCTCCGGCGGCTACGTCGAGCCGTACTCCACCCCGCTCGGCCAAATCATCCTGACCATCCTGCTCGCTGCCTACGCCGCGCTGCTGGTGTGGATGCGCCGGATGGCTGAGGGCAGGCCGCCGCCCCGAATCCTCGGCAACCGCCGCGAGCTCGCGAAGGCTGAGCTGTCATGACCGGTCTGCAGATCATGATGGCCTCCGGCGCGCTGATCGGGCTCGGCATCGTGCTGCTCCTGGCCCGCGTACTGCCGGCGCATCCCGATCCGGTCGACGCGCTTGACCGGCTCACTGCCAAGGCGGCACCAACCAGGGCGGTTGCGACTCCGGCGAACCGGACAGAACGGCTCGGCACCTGGGCGATCCGCGCTCTCCCGCCGGCGATCTGGGTGCGTACGCCAACACGCGAGCTCGCGCTCCTACGGCTCTCGCTGGCTCGGTTCTACGGCGAGAAGATCATCTTCGCGGCACTCGGGCTGGTCATCGCGCCCGTGTTCGCAGTCTTCCTCTCACTCATCGGCCTCGGGCTCCCCGTCGCAATCCCTGCCATCGGTTCGGTTGCTCTTGCCGTGGTGATGTTCTTCATTCCGAACTACAACGCGCTCGACGATGCCCGTGCAGCGCGGCTCGAGTTCACCCGGGCATTGGGGGCCTATACCGAGCTGGTCGCGCTCGAGCGCAACAACGGATCTGGTGTACGCCAGGCCATGGAGGCCGCTGCCGAGATCGGCGACTCGTGGGTCTTCACCCGGCTGACCGAGGAGCTCACCCGCTCACGCTGGTCCGGCCTACCACCCTGGGAAGCGCTCCACGCGTTGTCGGAGGAACTCGGCCTTCCCGAGCTCGATGACTTCGCCGACATCATGCGTCTCTCCGGTGAAGAGGGCGCGTCGGTCTACTCGACCCTGCGCGCCCGCTCCGCGGCGATGCGCACCGCCATGCTCAACGACGAGATCACCGAGGCCAACGCCGTCGGTGAACGTATGTCCATCCCCGGCTCACTGCTCGGGGTGGTCTTCATGGGGCTGCTCCTGGCTCCATCACTGCTCCGGATGGTCATGCCCACCTGAGACGTACGAAAGGGCTCACCGACACACGAAACGAGATATCTCCTCATGCACCGACTCATCACCTTCATCCTCGGACTCATCCTGATCGGCCAGCACCATCTGGACGTGGCCATCGAGGGTCGCCGGCGGCGCGACGAGCGCGGCTCGGTGACCATCGAGAACGTCCTGTGGGCCGTCGCCGTGATCGCGATCGTCGCCATCGTCGTCGCCGCGATCAGGACCTTCGTCACCAATGAGTCCAACAAGATCAGATAGGCACCGCCGGGCTCGCAACGAACGAGGCGCCGCCTCGATCGAGCTCGTCATTCTGCTACCCGCCCTGTTCGCGGTCATGTTCCTCGGAATGCAGGCCGCGCTCTATTACCACGCCCGCACGATCGCGATCGCCGCTGCACAAGAGGGTGCCCGAGCGGCCGGCGCAGAGGGCGCGACCTCAACCGATGGCAGGCGATCGGCTCGCGCCTATCTCGCCGACGTCGGCGGAGACGCACTGAAGTCGAGCCGCGTCAACGTCACCCGAACCGGGACAACAGCCACAGCGACAGTCACCGGGCGGAGCCTGAGCGTATTGCCCGGGTGGCAGCCTCGAGTTCGGCAGTCTGCGAGCGTGACCGTCGAAAGGCTCACTGCGCCATGACCTCGAGACGACGAGATGAGCGTGGATCCTCCGCGATCGAGGCAGCCATCGGCGTACCTGCCTTCGGTCTCTTCGTCGGCCTGATCATCTTCGGTGGACGTATGGCCGTCGCGCACGAGTCGGTGCAGTCGGCCGCAGCGGAGGCCGCGCGTACGGCTTCGATCGCCCGGTCCTCCTCCGACGCGACGCGAACCGCGACCGACGCGGCACGAGCGAGCCTCAAGAGCCAAGGAATCAACTGTCGTACGGTCTCGGTTCGAATCGACACCCGGGCATTCCAGACAGCCGTCGGAGAGCCGGGCGCGGTGGCCGCCACCGTCACCTGTCGCCTGGATCTGACCGACCTGTCCGCGCCCGTGCCAGGGAGTCGCACGATTCGGGCCACGATGTCCTCGCCAGTTGACACCTGGCGGGAGCGAGGTGATTCACGATGAATCACCTCCGCGATGAGCGCGGTTCGGTCACAGCCTGGATGGCGACCGGAGCCTTCGTCATGGCCACTCTTGTCGGGCTGGCCGTCGACCTCGGTGGGCAGGTTCACGCCCAGCAGCGAGCCCACGATGTCGCCGCCCAGGCAGCGCGCACCGGCGCCCAGGAAGTGCAGGCGGCACCCGCGGTCCAGGGCCGGTACGCCCGGATCGACACCAGTGCCGCACGCCAGGCAGCCCAGGCGTACCTCTCCGCCGCCGGCATGCGGGGCACGGTCTCGATCAGTAACGGCGACCGGATCGTCGTCGAGACCCGCGACACCTACCGCACCAAATTCCTCGGGATCATCGGTATCACCAGGGTCACGGTCCATGGCGAAGCGACCGGCCACCTCGTACGCAGCCTCGGAGGTAACCAGCGATGATCACCAGGCTCCGCGGACTCGCCGCCACCCTCGCCCTCGCGGTCTTCGTGATGGGCGGTCCAATCTTCCTTGTCTATGCCCGGTCGCTGCCTGACTTCAGCGCCTTCACCTGGGACCGGCTCCAGGACCGCGACGACGGCACCGTGGCGCTCGCGGTCATCTACGTCGCGTGCTGGGTCTGCTGGGCGCTGTTCACTATCTCGGTCTTCGTGTCCATTGCATCGATGCTGCGAGGGATCCGGGTCCCTCGCC
The sequence above is drawn from the Nocardioides albertanoniae genome and encodes:
- a CDS encoding TadE family protein; this encodes MSPTRSDRHRRARNERGAASIELVILLPALFAVMFLGMQAALYYHARTIAIAAAQEGARAAGAEGATSTDGRRSARAYLADVGGDALKSSRVNVTRTGTTATATVTGRSLSVLPGWQPRVRQSASVTVERLTAP
- a CDS encoding TadE/TadG family type IV pilus assembly protein, with translation MNHLRDERGSVTAWMATGAFVMATLVGLAVDLGGQVHAQQRAHDVAAQAARTGAQEVQAAPAVQGRYARIDTSAARQAAQAYLSAAGMRGTVSISNGDRIVVETRDTYRTKFLGIIGITRVTVHGEATGHLVRSLGGNQR
- a CDS encoding type II secretion system F family protein; the encoded protein is MTGLQIMMASGALIGLGIVLLLARVLPAHPDPVDALDRLTAKAAPTRAVATPANRTERLGTWAIRALPPAIWVRTPTRELALLRLSLARFYGEKIIFAALGLVIAPVFAVFLSLIGLGLPVAIPAIGSVALAVVMFFIPNYNALDDARAARLEFTRALGAYTELVALERNNGSGVRQAMEAAAEIGDSWVFTRLTEELTRSRWSGLPPWEALHALSEELGLPELDDFADIMRLSGEEGASVYSTLRARSAAMRTAMLNDEITEANAVGERMSIPGSLLGVVFMGLLLAPSLLRMVMPT
- a CDS encoding TadE/TadG family type IV pilus assembly protein, coding for MTSRRRDERGSSAIEAAIGVPAFGLFVGLIIFGGRMAVAHESVQSAAAEAARTASIARSSSDATRTATDAARASLKSQGINCRTVSVRIDTRAFQTAVGEPGAVAATVTCRLDLTDLSAPVPGSRTIRATMSSPVDTWRERGDSR